In Alosa alosa isolate M-15738 ecotype Scorff River chromosome 10, AALO_Geno_1.1, whole genome shotgun sequence, the genomic stretch GAGGAACAAGTGTGTTTGGTAGTGCcacgacagacacacataatCCAATGAAGGTAAcagtatgtttttcatttaatcatATATTTTATCTTACAATAGAACTAAAATGTAGTAACTGACCGAACCCTTTTTCTTTTCCATGGCATATGATATGTTATCCAAAGGATGTAGAGGTGACGTCTCCACCTGATGACAGCATTAGCTGTCTGGCCTTTAGCCCCCCAACTCTCCCGGGAAATTTCCTCATTGGAGGCTCATGGGCCAACGATGTAAGTGTTGTCTGAAAATCCAAAGCTTTCGCCTTGTCCTTATtttattctttcacacaaacctACTGTACGTCACAGAccacttggaggtgcaaacaatatcggatttttggttgatttgaccatcagtCAACTTCAAAACAGACACtttactttggatagacaatagcaatacatcataggagtgattaacgtccaaaaaatctagactggagtaagtcaacatttgacacctccgatatgtttagtgttctaaagCCTGCTATATTTACCAAATTGATAGCCAAGGgaacacaacacatatggatgGCTATTAAAACGGTGCTTCcattatacaactaaacaccACAAGATACTTTTATAacccttgagccagctccttACTATGTCATCTCAGAGGGCGATGCAGCGTGagtttgcacctccaacagcatgTTGACAAATGTTAGCAGACATTACTAATACTTTAAAAGTCTTTGCAGAAGCAACAATGTATCTTTAAGGCACATAAAAAATATGGCCACTGTCATGAATATGTTCACTTGTTTTATGAaaaccttttctctctccctcaggtgCGGTGTTGGGAAGTGCAGGACAATGGCCAAACGGTGCCTAAAGCTCAGCAAATGCACACAGGTCCAGTGCTGGATGTCTGCTGGAGCGACGTATGTGAAAATGTGCACACCGCACACCATACACTATTGTTCCATTTCTAGAGGTCAACCGATTGATCGGCATTGGCCATGTCCGGGTATATTAGGCCGATTAACAGTCAGGCGCATCCGCAGACAGCCcagttttgttgttgctgtaaAACACGTGAGACGCACGCTGCCCCTTGTGTGAAATTACTGTCAGACCCCAGCCAGAActtttggaggaggaggagtacaacAATGTTGTTCCTTGGAGAAAACGGCTTaactgcattcacacacacacacacacacacacacacagggcatggaGCTGATCGGAACgatggtgaaaaaaaaaactcctcctcctttcctagAGTTGATGCTGACAATGCCCCTTTTAATTTGAGAGGGGGAACTCTAGTAATTTGTTGATATGTCCAGCAACAAAGTGCAGATATATTAGTGCAGTTACCTTTCCTCTAGCATTGTTGGCATCGTATGGGTCTTCCCAGGCTACCTTGTTCTGTATGTTCTACGATGTCATTGCTTGTGGTTTGTGTCCTTGCATGTAGTACAACAaggttttctcttttttgcgATCACTAGATCATGTCTATTAGGCTTGTAACAGTGTCTACCAACAAACATTATGTTAGACTGTAATATGCATGGACTAATGGAAGCATAGAATGACTTGAAGCTGAAGACAGCCTATACTAGAACATTACTAATCGTCAACCTGTTTCATTTATTCAGTTTATAGCCTACATGGTTTTAGTTTTAAGTAGCCTAAGCTATATACCTACAGTGAAGACATAAAATTCAGATTGAAGAAAGAGATCATACATGTTCAATAAATGCTGTTGTTAAGATACACAAAATTAATCAACTTAAGTTATTAGTGTTACATTTTATCCTGCAAATAGAGGGGAGAAAACGGGCAAATGTCGGCCAAAACAAAATCGTCAGCATCAGCTGACCCTGATTTCTAAATATCAGCATCGGCCATAGAAAAAAACGGTCAACCTCTATCCATATCACTAGTCAGAATAATTTAATGTATCAATACATTTCTAACACATTTTGAGATTAATTCTAGTACCTATAGGGAGCTGGTGAAATCAAGTATTCAAGAATACAAAgtatacaaaaataataatggtAAAGTGATCACACAAGTCATGACCCACCATCTCCTTAAACTTTGGATTTTTGGCAGACAGAAATGTTTAATATGGGACATGGCTATAGTGAGTCTGAATACATGTAGACATAGATGACCACCTATGTTTAAAGAGACTATTAAATACACTTCTCACATGCCTAAGTTGGAAACTGCTCTGCTGTGTGATACAACAGCAGTGCTTACTTATGCAATGTTTAATTTTACAGGATGGGAGTAAAGTCTTCACTGCCTCATGTGACAAAACAGCCAAGATGTGGGATCTGAACAGCAACCAGGCCATGCAGATTGCACAGGTAAGACGGCACATATTTAATCAACAGGCTACTTGTGACCTAACTTCTGTTAGatgttgatttttattttcCCATAAGACCTCTGTCTGATAGTCATATTTAATGATGCATCATAAAACGTTTATGGTCTTCCAAAACTAATTTTGCTCTTGTTTTAGCATGAGGGCCCAATTAAATCAATTCACTGGATAAAGGCTCCTAACTATAGCTGTATCATGACAGGAAGTTGGGACAAAACACTGAAGGTAAGACATAATTTATCTGGGATGGTTGCTTATAACAACAAAATAATAAGAAAGGAAAAAATGAGTAAGAAATAGATTTGATCTGAGGTGCAGTTTTACCGGAAACATCATgtgatatgtgagtgtgtgtgataagacTTTTACTCGCTCAAACCAAAATGCTACATTTCGAACTGTTTGAATTCAAATACCAAGTAAAATAGTAAAACTACAGTCTTCAAGCATGTTTTAATGAAAAAAGGACGTATTTGGATGGAACAGTCTGTGTggcattaaaaatatttttgtagtTTCCTTGAATAGCTaatctatctcactctctctttctctgatccCTTTTTCTTACCATGTTGGCAGTTTTGGGACACGCGCTCCCCAAACCCCATGATGTCACTGCAGATGCCAGAGCGTAGCTATTGTGCCGACGTGGTGAGGAATGAAACTTTCCTCCAAAAAATGCTTCCATTCAAATGCACTCTTTTCACAATAGTAATTTATCTGTCATTCATCATCTGTCAATCCACTGAgcaatgaaagagaaagaaaagaaacctCTGCCCTGTGTTAATGTGCTGTATTAGTTATTCATAGTATTTAGGAAAGATGTGACTGGTCTCTCCCCTATCTCAGGTGTATCCCATGGCGGTGGTTGCCACGGCAGAGAGAGGTCTGATTGTGTATCAGCTGGAGAATCAGCCATCAGAGTTCCGAAGAATAGATTCACCTCTGAAGCACCAGGTAAGCTCTGATCTATTTTCCACTCTGATCTGTATACAGTGATACAGTGTTTAATGTTGATGGGTGTTGTGTGAATTTAAAGAGATGTGAACAAAATACCCCTCTGCTTCAGTTATGTCATTTGTTGCCACATGCATTGCTTTATTGTCTCTAAATTTCAAATAATGAAGTTTAAATCATGTATTAGTTATTAATTATTTATGAAGTAATTTTGTAAATGTTCTGTGCAGCATCGTTGTGTGGCCATCTTCAAGGACAAGCAGAACAAGCCTACAGGCTTTGCGCTCGGCAGCATTGAGGGACGGGTGGCTATTCATTACATTAATCCTCCAAATCCGTGAGTATTCATTAGTTTATTTTAATGGATTTAATTAAGTGTGGAGTCCCTGACAAATACACACTAAAGGATTggtgctaaatatttttttcgtGTGCTGGCCTGTATTCTAGAGCCAAGGACAACTTCACCTTCAAGTGCCATAGATCCAATGGAACCAATACTGCCACTCCCCAGGATATCTACGCTGTAAGCCTTGCGTTTCAGTATAATTCAGTGTATTCGGTACACAGTAGACATTTTAGTCTccattggttgttttttttccccagagTACAGAGTCCTGTAACTAGAAAGAGGAATGATTTGTTCTACCAGAGAATCCTTGAGAATAGTAATACACATTCTCAGCAAAACAGTGTTGATCCTCTGACACAGCCTGTCATGCCAGAGACATGTAAATTGTAGGTTTTTGGTTATGGATCAGTGTCTCCGCTATTGTCAGCGTTTTGATCATGTTGTTTCTTTACCAGGTGAATGCTATAGCTTTTCATCCTGTCCATGGCACCTTGGCAACCGTGGGCTCAGATGGTCGGTTCAGCTTCTGGGACAAGGATGCCCGCACCAAGCTGAAGACCTCGGAACTGCTGGATCAGCCAATCACGGCCTGCTGCTTCAACAACAATGGAAATATCTTTGCCTACTCCTCCAGTTATGATTGGTCAAAGGTGCGACGCGATCTTAAAGTTAAAGTTAGTTGAAGTTTACTGGTATTTAGCAAAGCATCACAGACTCACAACGGTACGTTTGTGAATCCTTGGCTGATCGATTGTCAGGCAGTGACAATACCCCTTTTCCGTTACACATTATGTTAGTGATTTACGATGGAGCTTTCCAGTAAATCAGTGAATGCTGCACTGGCTTTTCATAGCTTCTTTGAATAGTTATGATTTTTAACCTGCCCTGTCTGTCTTTACCCAGGGCCATGAGTACTACAATCCCCAGAAGAAGAACTACATCTTCCTGCGAAACGCTGCCGAGGAGTTGAAGCCTCGGAACAAGAAATGGTGAGAGCCAGGCAGCCATCGTGTCCGTTACCCAGGAGACGGTGTCACCAGACAAGGCTGCCTGCCTTCTTTTGCGCcgacttctctctttctcagggaCATGGGGACACACGGCCAGGGCTCTTCTGCCCCACAAGCCCCTGGTGCAGTGCATGCTGGGAGGTGGGGTCAGGAATATTGGCTGTATTTGCTGTTCTTGAggtggggtggagagggggagtCATTTTCTtcactatttatttgttttaattatttattaatttaaataagTTGAATCAAAGCTGGATTCAGAATCCAGAGAGTGCTATGGCATTAAGCATGTCGTCAGCCTCGCCCAGAGTGGCAGATGGGACTTCCTGATAAAATAAGGGCTGTACTGctttaaagttaaagttgactggtatttaacagatgcttttatccaaaacgaCACGGACTCGCAACGGGGGGAATTCAAAACACGGGTCGATCGATAGTCAGTCGGTGACGTTAGCAGTTCCTCCATGCTCACACTTTAGTTTGCACTGATGTCAGGGAGACGAGATGCTCCATGTAGCAGAGCTAGCATACTCAATTCCAGCAGTCTTAACTTTCACTCAATGCTAGCGCTTATTGGAATTTCACTCACTCCTACTTAAAACTAAGATAATCAGGTATTCTACAGTGAAAAGAATGCAGTTTAATGAGatgcatttatatttttttaggAAAATCTGTGTGTTTAAATACAGCTGGATGTTGCTGAAATTAACCAAAGGAGATTAAGAATCTAATGCAGATTGAATATTAAATGTCATGTTGACATTTGCGAAGTGAACCTACCTGTTGcttgtgggggtggtggggagaAGCAAACAATAAACCTCCTTTAAAACTCAATGCTGAATGTTTGATTGACTGACTACTCCCCTCCATGTCTTTAGATTCGTCGCGTCGGAAACTTCGAGGAGCGGCTTTAGTGTGTATATACAAGAGAGAACCCCCTTTTGGCTTACACCTGGACCAATGGCGAGACTTTGCGTACTGTGTATGGACCAATCAGAAGGGGCCAACCTGTCCTTGTGTGATGACCGCTTTGTGGCTACGGGCCACATGAGGGTAGCCGTTCTTTCTGTTGCTCATCATAATTGTTCATggtaaaatctgtctttttatattcatgtctgcagttattttttttacatggcTCCCCAGAGGATACACTGACTTGTTTTACCTTTTGCTTTACTGTCATCGCGTGGTGTAGTTCGATCTTGAAAATGTAAACTCAATAAATAATTCTCTCCAGGACTCTCCGGATTATGAATGTAGTTTTGTCTTTTCCATGTGTGTCTAGAACTACTTGGTGCCAGTTTCGAGTGCTTAACTGACTGAACAGTTGCACTAATAACTTGTAACAGTTGTGAGTACTTAACTGACTGTACTTAACAGTTGTACTAATAACTAACCGATAACTATATCCTgaaaaaagtgaattatgaCTAATTTGTGGTGATGGCCATCATAAAACGCTAGCAAGCCTGGAAGACTTTGTCAGTCAGACAAAGCCTCGCCACATCACTGTCGGTACAACAGTTGTCCATTAGGGGGAGGGCTTGTGCTTTATCTGGGCCTCACCTCAGTGGAACAAAGTATAACCTTCTCAAGCAAAGGTCGAGGATCAAAGCCAAGCCCACGGATCCCACAGGTGAGGCTGCGAGAGGCCCGCGGAAGTGTGAACGCGGGGATTCTATCAAAAGGATATGAATGACAAGCAGGAGGCGAGCAACAAAGGGCAAATGTGAGAAGACTGGAATCCTCACAGCAGAAGAGGTGTGAAAGTGGCCACTTTTTAGTATGGTCATTAGAGTGGCGCTTCGCTGTCAGGTACAGCCGGGGCCACTTAGCAGACGCCTTCAAAGAAGCCGAAAGGGCCTCCACACTGACAGAGACAAGACTgcctgtgtgtgatggggggtcTCATCCACTTCTAAGTCTGGATGTCAGCCGTTTTAGATTTGActcccccatcctctcctcccatgtcaacaaataaaaaagaaatgtgaGCATTGTACTAGGTCTGCGTACAATACTCCCATATACCAGAAAATACTATCTCACCTTTGTGTCAAGAGGGGATATTTACCTTGGCTGCCCACAGTAAAATGAATttaaaggcagcaaaagtggTGACAGTTTATACAGTTACTGCTTGCCCTGGCATGTTCTCTGATTTGCTGCCATAAGCCTACTGTACATGTCTAACTGTTTATGCTTACTTAGCCTACAACAGAGGTTGTTCAACCATTTGATCAGAAACAGACTGATATGACCCATTATGAAGAAGGCAATCTTTTTACATTTAAAGCTGCAATTCACCACCAAATAGGTATACTGTAATATCTGAGCTTCACTTCAGAATTATATGTAGTAGGTCTTAGAAGTTTGCTTACTTAATAGTTTATCTCTattgcattgcacacacacatgtaacccGACTGAGTTATTATGGGAATTGCATGCATAATTTGTGGTGACCAAGCTTCATTGCCAATTCAATGTGAACAAGGCTTACCTCAACCTCACAAATTGTCAGAGCAATACGCACGCCTAGTTTCACGCCATGACACCACAACTCATTCGTTATCGGACAATTAGTAAGTCTATATTTACGATGTTTTCTCTGTTTAATAAACTGAAGGATAAGGCGGGCTAGTGGCGGGTTGAGGCAAGAAATATTCttttgtgctgttgtgttgcCAAGATGTGGGTAACTAGGCGATAAGGAAGTGGTTTTACACATGGTAGTGTTTCAGTTGGGCTTAAACTAGTGTCCAATATATTGCCTGTTGTCCCCAACAACAAATGTTTGCAAACTAAATAGACCTCACTGCATCATTCAACATTATGCTACACGTTGCAAATCTCTTGTAAaggcatgtcatgtcatgtgtgtAAACCCACTGTGTTAGGCTACTATGTCATTAAATAAAAGCGTTTAATTAAAAACCGATCAAACCAATTTGCAGACCCTTACATAGTGCTGTTACTCATGTGAATATCTTCTGTGGCGTTGAGCGCGCTTTCCAGAGTAGTCTAGCTCCTTTGTTTGATTAAGGACAAAAGCAGGTGCAAAAGATTTGGGGTGGGGACTTGGGAGGGACCACGTCGAAGTTACAGACAAGATCTGTTGTCATAGGCCAAAATGATGAGAAGGCGTGGTTTGCCACAGTTGGTATATAAATACCCGGAACTAACAAGTGGGTAGTTTCTCAATAGAAAGTGGTCTCCCGTGGACTTGACCGGTCCTGTACATTAGGCATGTGCCGCTTGGGATAAATACTAGAGGGACATCAGACTGGAGCTGAGACGCAGGGACAATCGAAGTGTTGCCAGTAATCGAAGTCATTGAAGTTGCGCAGCGCGGGTTGCTGTGTTCAGCTCGCTAACTGTTAACAGTTGGTTACCCCGTCGTCTCAGTTTTGTCATTTAACGTTATACGGAACAAATGCTTCTGCACCCATTTGTGAACGGCGCGCATGAAGTTATGCATCCAACAGCTATTCAGAAAGACACTACCTTCACGAAGATCTTTGTCGGTGGTTTGCCTTACCACACCAACGATGCCTCCCTCAGAAAGTACTTCGAGGCTTTCGGTGACATTGATGAGGCTGTGGTGATAACGGACAGACAGACGGGCAAATCCAGAGGATACGGCTTTGTAAGTATTTAGCATTGACTTCTCGATAACGCTACTTGACTCGTGTAAGAGTGTGGTAATGTTTATGCGCGACATTTAAGGCAACCATGAGCTCCAATCTATTTTATGTAGTTTTCTTTGGAACTTTTAAAGACATTTCCATCAGTTGGTGACTCTATAATCTCATCAAGTCATGTAAATTACGGACATTCTATCACCTCGGACAATGTGTCTGGGGTGGTGGTCACATACATATATCGATTAAAAACACCCAGATTGCAATAACCGCTTAACCTCTTGTTTTATAAAATGCTTTTATTAAAAACGGACTTTGTCAGATATGTATTATTTATCTTTGATGTAGGAGAAGTatgaaggagagaaggatgTATTTACATTAGACGTCTGTCACCTAGTTAGACTGCGTCTTTTATCAAGTCACCCAAAGATGATTGCCAGAAGAATCTCTTAAAATCATGTCGACTGTATCCCTCACGCGACACGAAAGAGCTGCAAAGCATCTGTCTGTAAAGCAGCATTTTCCTTGATGCAACTCAAAGCAGCAAATGCCATGACGACCCACAGGCGGACAGTATTTTCTTTGTAACTCGACGACTAGTTGTACGAGTTGAGATAAGCTGATTGTATATTACATATGCTGCCCCCACCATCCACCCAGTcttgtttgggggggggggggggggggggggggtacacaCGTTCTGGAAGAGCTCCGGAGTAGTGGAGGGTCACGCTCGCATGAACTTGTGGGCTCTCCTTGCTTTTTATGGTGATATTTGaattggggggagggggtgaagGCAAAGGATAAGAGCACTCAGCCCTTAAAGTGGTATTTATGTAGTCATAACCGTCGTGTAAGTAGGCATCATGTCTTTCTCCAAAGATGGactgacacacatgcatgagcaGGGGTCCAAAGGTCTCCCTTTCAGGGCAGACCCTAGTTCCTCATCAGTTCCCTTCCCCTTTCATCACCTGGCACTGCCATGAGGAGACTTACAGTTCAACCCAACCACATGGATTTGCAAAAGCTCATCCTTGAACACCCCATGGAGTTCTAAGATTATTTAGAGATTTAAAATGGCAAAACTGTCCTATCAGCAGTCCTAAACACATGCTTGAGATGCATTGGAAACGCGGGCACTCTCCCAGTTCCTTCTCCAAGTATTACTGGTGTACATAGGATAAAAGAAATAACtcgacccacacacagacagggaccAAGGTAATTATGCAAATATTTATGAGTGAGTCTGTGAGCGAGCCTTTCATAGTAGCACCACAGGAACTGAAGCCAAAGAAGGGATGGAAAAGAAACACTCTCgtggaaacgtgtgtgtgtgtgtgtgcgtgcgcacgcgtgtgtgtgagaccaaGCTGTAAGACAATATGTGGGGtgctgagagagtgagaggaacaGCCCTAGTTCCGCCACTAACGGCTAACCCAGCGCACCGTCTGGTGTTTCTGGTCTAACAGGCTCCGAGATATGTGGGTGCGTGTTTCTGGGATTGTGGTGGTCCATGTCACGCTAGAGAAAATCTACAACACAGAAACCTAGATATAATGATCCATTTCCTTGTAGACTGCTTGTGTATATATAATGATCCCTTTCCTTGTAGACTGCTTGTAGAGGATTTGTACTGCTAGGACAAATAATGGAGCTATACGGGGCACATGGTCATGCTTTCTATGGATATGTATGTTTTCATAACATGAGTAGGAATGTGTTTGTTATCTGCAGAATATATCTAGGTCAACAGTCAGTCTTGAAGAATAGTTGTTTACCAAAATCATTAATGGCTTTGACTTTCTCCACTATGTACCACTAACCAAAGTGCTTCTTTGTTCATGTGGTTTTAAGGCAACCATGAGTGAATTTGCCTGTGATTTGGGGGTTGGGAGATGGCAGGGTGGTCTACCATTTATTTACTAAGAATGGACTAACAGGGATTTGTCCATAAAGTTAGAGTGGATGTTATCGTTTCAACATGTGCCTTTTGTTTGTCCCAGGTGACCATGACAGACAGGGGGGCGGCAGACCGCGCCTGCAAAGACCCCAACCCCATCATTGATGGGAGGAAGGCCAACGTTAATCTAGCCTACCTCGGTGCCAAGCCCCGCAGTATGCAGACAGGTAAATAAAGAGCAGCACCACACAGACCGTAACTGTCGCATAAAAATAACACTGCCGTAACAATAACAGTCACATTAACAATAACACAACCAATAATGGATACCGCAGAGGGTCTCGCACACTCGGCCCAGTGTCTTTACTCTTTTCTAGCTCTTTGTTTTCATCTTCCCTCACCACTACCCTCCAGCTGCGTGGTACTGCTCGCGTTTGTGTATTTACAGCCACTTCCACACCCGTTAAGCACAAAGAGCCGATAATATCCAGACCACCTCACGTAAAGATCTTTGCATTTATACACAGTGTTTCCTCCTCTTGCTGTCAAAATCCCCAGCACCATTTTTACACACCAGTCGCATGACTGTGTCCTGTAGGTTTTAACATGTCAGCAGTACTCTCTAAGAGCCTGTTTTTTCTAAACCGCGTAATTATCTCTGAAGCTCATCTGGTGATGGCATTGGCTTTACTGTGGTCCACCGCTCATAGAGGGAAATTAagtggtgtggggggggggggggctcctaTATTAATTTGCAAGTTATCAGGATGCCTTTGGAGGTACTGCCATTTATTTTGACATGCCATGTAACACAGCATCTCCTTAGCTGTCCACAGCATGTTTATGAACTGCCCTCTTTGTCATTTTGTGTATCCGTCAGGTATCTCTCTTGGTGTGCAGCCAATTCACCCCGCACTGATCCAAAGGCAGTATGGGTAAGTCAATGCTGAAACGCCACACAGAATACTAAATCCttaaccaaagatcctttagCAGGGGAGTTCAACATTCTAACAGATTCAGTTCTGCAGCAATTAAAGGTTTGATAATTCCATGTTTAACCCCGagccttatagatagatagatctataCTTGAACTCattgaacccagatattctttataATGTGCAATTtccaacattcctgtcacaccggTAGAACACTCTGTCATAAGGGTTAATATCTTCACTTTTTATCCCAGCAGGCAGTCTTTAGGGTTGCTGTTACTTTGCCAC encodes the following:
- the rae1 gene encoding mRNA export factor isoform X2, producing MSLFGTTAGFGTGGTSVFGSATTDTHNPMKDVEVTSPPDDSISCLAFSPPTLPGNFLIGGSWANDVRCWEVQDNGQTVPKAQQMHTGPVLDVCWSDDGSKVFTASCDKTAKMWDLNSNQAMQIAQHEGPIKSIHWIKAPNYSCIMTGSWDKTLKFWDTRSPNPMMSLQMPERSYCADVVYPMAVVATAERGLIVYQLENQPSEFRRIDSPLKHQHRCVAIFKDKQNKPTGFALGSIEGRVAIHYINPPNPAKDNFTFKCHRSNGTNTATPQDIYAVNAIAFHPVHGTLATVGSDGRFSFWDKDARTKLKTSELLDQPITACCFNNNGNIFAYSSSYDWSKGHEYYNPQKKNYIFLRNAAEELKPRNKK
- the rae1 gene encoding mRNA export factor isoform X1, whose product is MSLFGTTAGFGTGGTSVFGSATTDTHNPMKDVEVTSPPDDSISCLAFSPPTLPGNFLIGGSWANDVRCWEVQDNGQTVPKAQQMHTGPVLDVCWSDDGSKVFTASCDKTAKMWDLNSNQAMQIAQHEGPIKSIHWIKAPNYSCIMTGSWDKTLKFWDTRSPNPMMSLQMPERSYCADVVYPMAVVATAERGLIVYQLENQPSEFRRIDSPLKHQHRCVAIFKDKQNKPTGFALGSIEGRVAIHYINPPNPAKDNFTFKCHRSNGTNTATPQDIYAVNAIAFHPVHGTLATVGSDGRFSFWDKDARTKLKTSELLDQPITACCFNNNGNIFAYSSSYDWSKGHEYYNPQKKNYIFLRNAAEELKPRNKKW
- the LOC125302199 gene encoding RNA-binding protein 38-like translates to MLLHPFVNGAHEVMHPTAIQKDTTFTKIFVGGLPYHTNDASLRKYFEAFGDIDEAVVITDRQTGKSRGYGFVTMTDRGAADRACKDPNPIIDGRKANVNLAYLGAKPRSMQTGISLGVQPIHPALIQRQYGLAQHYVYPQAYMQPSLVLPSQVASSVTPQYLDYSAAYAQYAQAAFEQYPYSASPGFVGYTYATSPTSSGPAPATAPPTPGALHQSLQAAAPQAPQAFIQYAPQQHVQPDRMQ